From a region of the Limisphaerales bacterium genome:
- a CDS encoding DUF1552 domain-containing protein gives MSQSFQLDRRAFLKGAAGATLVLPVLEAMGKEVAEATPRRFCALYTANGMSLPHAKHGIDEWSWFPRAEKDGQFVFGKSTEAFAPFRKQLSFMGGLYHPNGPKSDPHVCSDMWLTGAPLQDPRREVYNSVALDQVVAKHTKQFCRQPSLVMSVDAGVGFLSRTGTISYSLTGKPIPAENNPRQIFNRLFRADRASLESQRKNLKRRIKLVDAVLEQAKSLNQKLGKSDREKMDQYLTSLNEVEERLVASEKWIDIPLKKQDHTHLKLDANSEGDPADYYRTMFDLIALAFDADITRSIAFMLNREDGMGISDTFPIKLGIKRTHHSLSHAQDKDGQLQFAKYDQFLTEQLVHFFKRLQGYQDNRGTVLDNTIVLYGSGASTTHLPKNLPTLVAGGANLGLKHGQYWRNGDTQMSDVFLSILHSMGIEEERFAD, from the coding sequence ATGAGCCAATCATTTCAACTCGATCGACGCGCGTTCCTGAAGGGGGCGGCGGGGGCTACGCTGGTGTTGCCGGTGTTGGAGGCGATGGGCAAAGAGGTGGCCGAGGCCACGCCACGGCGGTTCTGCGCGTTGTACACGGCCAACGGCATGTCACTGCCGCACGCCAAGCACGGCATCGATGAGTGGAGCTGGTTTCCGCGCGCGGAAAAGGACGGCCAGTTTGTGTTCGGCAAATCAACCGAGGCGTTCGCGCCGTTCCGCAAGCAGCTGAGTTTCATGGGCGGACTGTATCACCCGAACGGCCCGAAATCCGATCCGCACGTGTGCTCGGACATGTGGCTTACCGGCGCGCCATTGCAGGATCCCAGGCGCGAGGTGTACAACAGCGTGGCGCTCGATCAAGTGGTGGCCAAGCACACCAAACAGTTTTGCCGGCAACCGTCACTGGTGATGTCCGTCGATGCGGGCGTCGGGTTCCTGTCGCGCACGGGCACCATTTCCTACAGCCTCACCGGCAAGCCGATTCCTGCGGAGAACAATCCGCGCCAGATTTTTAATCGTCTCTTCCGCGCGGACCGCGCCTCGCTGGAAAGCCAGCGCAAGAATCTCAAGCGCCGTATCAAGCTTGTTGATGCCGTGCTGGAGCAGGCCAAGTCGCTCAACCAAAAGCTCGGCAAATCCGACCGCGAGAAGATGGATCAGTACCTCACCTCGCTCAACGAAGTGGAGGAGCGCCTGGTTGCGTCCGAGAAATGGATCGATATCCCGCTCAAGAAACAGGACCACACGCACCTCAAGCTCGACGCCAATTCCGAGGGGGATCCCGCCGATTACTATCGCACGATGTTCGACCTCATCGCGCTGGCGTTCGATGCGGACATCACCCGCAGCATCGCCTTCATGCTCAATCGCGAAGATGGCATGGGCATCAGCGACACGTTTCCCATCAAGCTCGGCATCAAGCGCACCCACCACAGCCTGTCGCACGCGCAGGATAAGGATGGCCAGTTGCAGTTTGCCAAGTACGACCAATTTCTCACCGAGCAACTCGTGCATTTCTTCAAACGCCTGCAGGGCTATCAGGATAACCGTGGCACCGTGCTCGATAACACCATCGTGCTCTACGGCTCCGGCGCCAGCACCACGCACCTGCCGAAGAACCTGCCCACCCTCGTT